One region of Campylobacter concisus genomic DNA includes:
- the icmH gene encoding type IVB secretion system protein IcmH/DotU: MNENQNETSVLSQTNLLGLGTNLALDHVLPLLLLANRVSKLQNFSQSEMANLREKLINDILSTTSKISNLGIYEEDDIIRLRYCLCVFIDESLLKNEIFMNSFWANNTLTTRFFNENLGGNKFFGIMDKWFENVGKNKDFLEFIYACLVLGYKGKYETQEDCNEKISYLCENIAAAVSPLIKADENVFEKSYLKQTKKSFLEVFSLKRLKFYFILLTIAMIAAAFLYSTYSMDQNNIRNDSVLNNKIENFMDNK; encoded by the coding sequence ATGAATGAAAATCAAAATGAAACCTCAGTTTTAAGTCAAACAAATCTTTTGGGTCTTGGCACAAATCTTGCACTAGATCATGTGTTGCCATTGCTTCTTTTGGCAAATAGGGTTTCAAAATTACAAAATTTTTCACAAAGTGAAATGGCAAATTTACGTGAAAAATTGATAAACGATATCTTAAGCACTACTTCAAAGATATCAAACCTAGGCATTTATGAGGAAGACGATATTATTAGGCTTAGATATTGCCTTTGTGTTTTTATAGATGAGAGCTTGCTAAAAAATGAAATTTTTATGAACAGCTTTTGGGCCAATAATACCCTGACAACAAGATTTTTTAATGAAAATCTAGGTGGAAATAAATTCTTTGGCATTATGGATAAGTGGTTTGAAAATGTTGGCAAAAATAAAGATTTCTTAGAATTTATATATGCTTGTTTGGTGCTTGGTTATAAAGGAAAATATGAAACCCAAGAAGATTGCAATGAAAAAATTTCTTATCTTTGTGAAAATATAGCTGCGGCCGTTTCTCCGCTAATAAAGGCTGATGAAAATGTATTTGAAAAGAGTTACTTAAAACAGACAAAGAAAAGCTTTCTTGAGGTATTTTCGCTAAAGCGTTTAAAATTTTATTTTATTTTGCTGACCATTGCTATGATTGCAGCTGCATTTTTATATAGTACATATTCTATGGATCAAAACAATATCAGAAACGATAGTGTCCTAAATAATAAGATAGAGAATTTTATGGATAACAAGTAA
- a CDS encoding type VI secretion system domain-containing protein, translated as MQDIFCNKFNEDFLENELYISLTDEMSKYKTLMHDSIKWDYVFSSSLKALSEFSLDAKLLNFLAISAINLNDKEAFKTLIKAFAFFLSILKKEPNLLAKNEKQLPAKKKIIAQTIELFTQANDKALDQADAKAFNDLVPELSQELGTHFDTLYIEEKKEEILKAKEPKVVTKTEPTYHQSVSFSSNDISTFNDREFREHFINLSLMLLKSDIKNFTAYALIFEAMWGRIKVLPSSSDQITQIRYPDENLIMLFKKSNELNLDNLEKFIRNLALNPFWIEGIKMFCEFLNSAGLARQSDLICDMVLNFIDKFPDIKKLKFQSGEAFFSEDINKFFIKSNSLEFISSSDSKKDMSFEDLIKELDKSKHASSAQNELNFMLELSKIFTAQGMNNNAKATYAQIVNFIENTELKDYLSDIYIKAKTFV; from the coding sequence GTGCAAGATATTTTTTGTAATAAATTTAATGAAGATTTTTTAGAGAATGAGCTTTATATTAGTTTAACTGATGAAATGTCAAAGTATAAAACTTTGATGCATGATAGCATAAAGTGGGATTATGTATTTAGCTCATCTTTAAAAGCCCTAAGTGAGTTTAGCCTTGATGCTAAGCTTTTAAATTTCTTAGCGATTTCTGCCATAAATTTAAATGACAAAGAGGCTTTTAAGACACTTATAAAAGCTTTTGCCTTTTTTCTATCTATTTTAAAAAAAGAGCCAAATTTACTTGCGAAAAATGAAAAACAACTACCTGCTAAAAAAAAGATAATAGCTCAAACAATAGAGCTTTTTACGCAAGCTAATGATAAGGCTTTGGATCAAGCTGACGCAAAAGCTTTTAATGATCTTGTGCCTGAGCTTTCGCAAGAGCTTGGTACACATTTTGATACGCTTTATATAGAAGAAAAAAAAGAAGAAATTTTAAAAGCTAAAGAGCCAAAAGTCGTCACTAAAACTGAGCCAACTTACCATCAAAGCGTTTCGTTTAGTAGCAATGACATTAGTACATTTAATGATAGAGAATTTAGAGAACATTTTATAAATTTATCACTAATGCTTTTAAAGAGTGATATTAAAAATTTTACCGCTTATGCTTTAATTTTTGAAGCAATGTGGGGCAGAATAAAGGTGCTTCCATCAAGTAGCGATCAAATAACGCAGATACGTTATCCTGATGAAAATCTAATTATGCTTTTTAAAAAAAGTAACGAACTAAATCTTGACAATTTAGAAAAATTTATAAGAAATTTAGCACTTAACCCATTTTGGATAGAAGGCATTAAGATGTTTTGCGAGTTTTTAAATAGTGCTGGACTTGCAAGGCAAAGTGATCTTATTTGTGATATGGTTTTAAATTTTATTGATAAATTTCCAGATATAAAAAAGCTTAAATTTCAAAGCGGAGAAGCTTTTTTTAGTGAAGATATAAATAAATTTTTTATTAAAAGCAACTCTTTGGAATTTATTTCCAGCAGTGATAGTAAAAAAGATATGAGTTTTGAAGATCTAATAAAAGAACTAGACAAAAGCAAGCATGCTTCAAGTGCTCAAAACGAGCTTAATTTTATGCTTGAATTATCAAAAATTTTTACTGCTCAAGGCATGAATAATAATGCAAAAGCTACCTATGCACAAATAGTTAATTTCATAGAAAATACCGAGCTTAAAGATTATTTATCAGACATATATATAAAGGCAAAAACATTTGTGTGA
- the tssB gene encoding type VI secretion system contractile sheath small subunit produces the protein MADNLIPPKERINIVYKTKTNDQEADVELPLKLMVVANLTGENQTPLEDREVISINKINFDQVMKSLDIHTNFSVKNKLNSNNEDLNVDLDFESIHDFNPDNIINQIPELKKLLQLRKALVALKGPMGNMPDFRKAVLEAIKDEDSRKQLLLEIKDEQDKE, from the coding sequence ATGGCAGATAATCTAATCCCACCAAAAGAACGCATAAATATAGTTTATAAAACTAAGACAAATGACCAAGAGGCTGATGTAGAGCTTCCATTAAAACTTATGGTAGTTGCAAATTTAACTGGTGAAAACCAAACTCCACTTGAAGATCGTGAAGTAATCTCTATCAATAAAATAAATTTTGATCAGGTTATGAAAAGCTTAGATATTCATACAAATTTCTCTGTAAAAAATAAGCTAAATTCTAACAATGAAGACTTAAATGTTGATCTTGATTTTGAAAGCATCCATGATTTTAATCCAGATAATATTATAAATCAAATCCCTGAACTAAAAAAACTCTTACAGCTTAGAAAAGCTTTAGTTGCACTAAAAGGTCCTATGGGCAATATGCCTGATTTTAGAAAAGCGGTTTTAGAAGCTATAAAAGATGAAGATAGTAGAAAACAACTTCTTTTAGAGATTAAAGACGAACAAGATAAGGAATAA
- the tssC gene encoding type VI secretion system contractile sheath large subunit: MSETKVKTPIIESIMQRSKYSKDDESYSVVKQGVAEFISNIITTNNAEDKINKLALDEMIAHIDTLLSAQMDEILHNKSFQELESTWRGIRFLVERTNFNENVKIDLLDATKEEILDDFENNLDITQSTLYKQIYSAEYGQFGGEPVGAIVADYELDKSNQDMTFLNKMSSIAAMSHSPLLTSLSAKFFGLDNFGELENIKDLKSMLEGPQYTRWRTFRENEDAKYTGCMVNRFLTRSPYVPEDNPIKSFNYRETVNNHNDMLWGNGAYAFATRLTDSFADYRWCGNIIGPKGGGAVKDLPTYTYENYGSVQTKIPTEVLITDRREFELSENGFIALTLRRDSNNAAFFSANSALKPKIFPNTPEGKAAETNFRLGTQLPYVFLISRLAHYLKVLQREEIGTWKERSDVERGLNEWLRQYISDQENPPADVRSRRPFRSAKVIVSDIAGEPGWYKIELLARPHFKFMGANFELSLVGKLDKE; this comes from the coding sequence ATGTCTGAAACTAAAGTTAAAACTCCTATCATTGAAAGCATAATGCAAAGGAGTAAATATTCAAAAGATGACGAGAGTTATAGTGTTGTAAAGCAAGGAGTTGCTGAGTTTATTTCAAATATAATAACAACAAATAATGCCGAAGATAAAATAAACAAGCTCGCACTTGATGAGATGATAGCTCACATTGATACCCTTTTATCTGCTCAAATGGATGAAATTTTGCACAATAAATCTTTTCAAGAGCTAGAATCAACTTGGCGTGGAATTAGGTTTTTGGTTGAGAGAACAAATTTTAATGAAAATGTAAAAATTGATCTTTTAGACGCCACAAAAGAAGAAATTTTAGATGATTTTGAAAACAACCTAGACATAACTCAAAGTACACTTTATAAACAAATTTATTCAGCTGAATATGGACAGTTTGGTGGAGAGCCAGTTGGTGCGATAGTGGCTGACTATGAGCTAGATAAATCAAATCAAGATATGACTTTTTTAAATAAAATGTCATCAATTGCTGCAATGAGCCATTCGCCGCTTCTTACATCTCTTTCTGCTAAATTTTTCGGACTTGACAATTTTGGTGAGCTTGAAAATATAAAAGATCTAAAAAGCATGCTAGAAGGCCCACAATATACAAGATGGAGAACTTTTAGAGAAAATGAAGATGCAAAATACACAGGTTGTATGGTAAATAGATTTCTTACAAGATCTCCTTATGTGCCAGAAGATAACCCTATAAAGAGCTTTAATTATAGAGAAACTGTAAATAATCACAATGATATGCTTTGGGGCAATGGAGCTTATGCGTTTGCTACAAGGCTTACAGATAGTTTTGCTGATTATAGATGGTGCGGCAATATCATTGGGCCAAAAGGTGGCGGTGCTGTAAAAGATCTTCCAACTTACACTTACGAAAATTATGGAAGTGTCCAAACAAAAATTCCAACCGAAGTTTTGATCACAGATAGAAGAGAATTTGAACTTTCAGAAAATGGATTTATTGCTCTTACTTTAAGAAGAGATAGCAATAATGCTGCATTTTTCTCTGCAAACTCTGCGTTAAAGCCTAAAATTTTCCCAAATACTCCAGAAGGTAAAGCTGCTGAGACAAATTTCAGACTCGGAACTCAACTGCCTTATGTGTTCTTGATCTCTCGTTTGGCTCATTATCTAAAAGTGCTTCAAAGAGAAGAGATAGGTACATGGAAAGAGCGTAGTGATGTTGAGCGCGGCTTAAATGAATGGCTAAGACAATACATCTCAGATCAGGAAAACCCACCAGCAGATGTTAGAAGTAGAAGGCCATTTAGAAGCGCAAAAGTAATCGTCAGTGATATAGCCGGCGAGCCTGGATGGTATAAAATAGAGCTTTTGGCTAGACCTCACTTTAAATTTATGGGAGCAAATTTCGAGCTTTCTTTGGTCGGAAAACTAGACAAAGAGTAA